One window of the Roseovarius sp. THAF9 genome contains the following:
- a CDS encoding hemolysin III family protein: MIDTKPQDTHSPEDRDMSYPSYTRAERIADGAVHVLGVGSALVAVAFLIAANAGQQTAGTMTAAVVYGVAMILMLSASAAYHLAAHTPFRPLLRRIDHAAIYVKIAGTITPLAVLLGTPFAYTVLVLVWFLALSGAVRKLLAERGKMSTHWLPQVLLGWMGLIIIVPLWPSLPANSLTLIFAGGIIYSGAVVFYCWDTLKFSNAIWHACVLIATACCFVGISGAMAKSIVPL, encoded by the coding sequence ATGATCGACACGAAACCACAGGACACCCACAGCCCGGAGGACCGCGACATGTCCTACCCCAGTTACACACGCGCAGAACGGATCGCCGATGGCGCCGTGCACGTGCTGGGGGTTGGCAGCGCACTTGTCGCGGTCGCGTTCCTGATCGCCGCCAACGCGGGTCAGCAGACCGCGGGGACGATGACGGCGGCCGTCGTCTACGGCGTTGCCATGATCCTGATGCTCAGCGCCTCGGCCGCCTATCACCTCGCCGCGCATACGCCCTTCCGCCCGCTACTGCGCCGGATCGACCACGCCGCCATCTACGTCAAGATCGCGGGCACGATCACACCACTCGCTGTTCTGCTGGGCACACCTTTCGCCTATACCGTGTTGGTGCTTGTGTGGTTCCTCGCACTCTCGGGCGCTGTGCGCAAACTCTTGGCGGAACGCGGGAAAATGAGCACGCACTGGTTGCCTCAGGTCCTATTGGGCTGGATGGGCCTGATCATCATCGTCCCGCTTTGGCCATCGCTTCCAGCCAACAGCCTGACCCTGATCTTCGCAGGCGGCATCATCTATTCCGGCGCGGTGGTGTTCTACTGCTGGGACACGCTGAAATTCAGCAACGCGATCTGGCATGCCTGCGTGCTGATCGCCACCGCCTGCTGCTTCGTCGGGATCTCCGGCGCCATGGCAAAGAGCATCGTACCGCTTTAA
- the rimO gene encoding 30S ribosomal protein S12 methylthiotransferase RimO: MSTNPPDLRPDLAKARVTESPRKGQPVIGMVSLGCPKALVDSERILTRLRAEGYGISPDYSGADAVIVNTCGFLDSAKAESLDAIGEALTENGRVIVTGCLGAEPEYITGTHPRVLAVTGPHQYEQVLDAVHTAVPPSPDPFIDLLPEAGVKLTPRHYSYLKISEGCNHKCKFCIIPDMRGRLASRPGHAILREAEKLVEGGVRELLVISQDTSAYGLDRKYDVNPWKGSDLRSHIVDLSKALGELGAWVRLNYVYPYPHVRELIPLMADPDNGVLPYLDIPFQHAHPDVLRRMARPAAGAKTLDEITTWRAICPDLTLRSTFIVGYPGETEAEFQTLLDWLDEAQLDRVGCFKYENVEGARSNDLPDHVPEEVKQDRWDRFMEKAQSISVDKLAAKVGSVQDVIIDDIDEDGVATCRTKADAPEIDGCLFIDENTEGLTVGEIVTVEVDEAGEYDLWGRHL, encoded by the coding sequence ATGAGCACCAACCCACCCGATCTGCGCCCCGATCTCGCGAAAGCCCGCGTCACCGAAAGCCCCCGCAAGGGCCAGCCGGTCATTGGCATGGTGTCGCTGGGCTGCCCCAAGGCGCTGGTCGACAGCGAGCGCATCCTGACGCGCCTGCGGGCCGAGGGCTACGGAATCTCGCCCGACTATTCCGGAGCCGACGCGGTGATCGTGAACACCTGCGGCTTTCTCGACAGCGCCAAGGCCGAAAGCCTCGACGCCATCGGCGAGGCGCTGACCGAGAACGGCCGTGTCATCGTCACCGGCTGTTTGGGGGCCGAGCCCGAGTACATCACCGGCACCCATCCCCGCGTTCTGGCCGTCACCGGCCCGCACCAGTACGAACAGGTGCTCGACGCGGTACACACCGCCGTGCCGCCCAGCCCCGATCCTTTTATTGACCTTCTGCCAGAGGCGGGCGTGAAGCTGACTCCCCGCCACTACAGTTATCTCAAGATTTCAGAGGGTTGTAACCACAAGTGTAAGTTCTGCATCATCCCCGACATGCGCGGACGCCTTGCCTCGCGCCCCGGCCATGCCATTCTGCGCGAAGCCGAGAAACTGGTCGAGGGTGGCGTGCGCGAGCTTTTGGTTATCTCACAGGATACAAGCGCTTACGGGCTGGATCGAAAGTATGACGTGAACCCTTGGAAGGGTAGCGATCTACGCAGCCATATCGTCGATCTGTCCAAAGCACTCGGAGAGCTCGGCGCTTGGGTCCGTCTGAATTACGTCTATCCCTATCCCCATGTCCGCGAGCTCATCCCGCTCATGGCCGACCCGGACAACGGCGTGCTGCCCTATCTCGACATTCCATTCCAGCACGCCCATCCGGACGTTCTGAGACGCATGGCCCGCCCCGCCGCGGGCGCGAAAACCCTTGATGAAATCACTACATGGCGGGCGATCTGCCCCGACCTGACCCTGCGCTCGACCTTCATTGTCGGCTATCCCGGCGAAACCGAGGCCGAATTCCAGACCCTGCTCGACTGGCTAGACGAGGCACAGCTCGACCGCGTCGGTTGCTTCAAATACGAGAATGTCGAGGGCGCCCGCTCCAACGATCTGCCCGACCACGTGCCCGAAGAGGTCAAGCAGGACCGCTGGGATCGCTTCATGGAAAAGGCGCAGTCCATTTCTGTGGATAAACTGGCCGCCAAGGTCGGATCCGTGCAAGACGTCATCATCGACGATATCGACGAAGACGGCGTCGCCACCTGCCGCACCAAGGCCGACGCGCCCGAAATCGACGGCTGCCTTTTCATCGACGAGAACACCGAGGGACTGACCGTGGGCGAGATCGTCACCGTCGAGGTGGACGAAGCTGGAGAGTATGATCTTTGGGGTCGACACCTCTAG
- a CDS encoding EI24 domain-containing protein, which produces MIFTAFFKALGQLGDPRFRKVFWLGVALSFLLLVATTAAFLMFIQWVTGDSTTLPLIGEVKWIDDLLGWSGFFLMLILSVFLMVPVASAITSLFLDTVAQAVEDRHYPNLTPVPPVPFFDGLKDSVNFLGVIVAANLLAFILYALFPPATPFIFWGVNGYLLGMEYFQLAAMRRVGRANAKVLRKEHRGTIWMAGTLMALPLSIPLVNLVIPILGAATFTHIYHRVAKSSP; this is translated from the coding sequence ATGATCTTCACAGCCTTCTTCAAGGCCCTCGGTCAGCTGGGCGACCCGCGCTTTCGCAAGGTGTTCTGGCTCGGCGTGGCGCTATCGTTTCTGCTGCTCGTCGCCACCACTGCCGCCTTCCTGATGTTCATCCAGTGGGTCACCGGCGACAGCACGACGCTACCTCTTATCGGGGAGGTGAAATGGATCGACGACCTGCTCGGCTGGTCCGGCTTCTTCCTGATGCTGATCCTGTCGGTCTTCCTGATGGTGCCCGTCGCCTCGGCCATCACATCGCTCTTCCTCGACACGGTCGCACAGGCGGTCGAGGACCGGCACTATCCCAACCTGACCCCTGTCCCGCCAGTGCCCTTCTTCGACGGGTTAAAGGACAGCGTGAACTTCCTCGGCGTCATCGTCGCGGCCAACCTTCTGGCCTTCATCCTCTACGCCCTCTTTCCGCCCGCCACGCCCTTCATCTTCTGGGGCGTGAACGGCTATCTGCTGGGGATGGAGTATTTCCAACTGGCGGCGATGCGCCGCGTCGGCCGCGCCAACGCCAAGGTGCTGCGGAAGGAACATCGCGGCACGATCTGGATGGCCGGAACGCTGATGGCGCTGCCCCTGTCAATCCCGCTGGTGAACCTCGTGATCCCGATCCTGGGCGCGGCGACCTTCACGCATATCTATCACCGCGTGGCCAAATCCTCTCCCTGA
- a CDS encoding YigZ family protein, which produces MLQLTGVISDRGSKYAVSGGAAQDRAAVDAFLKELKRDKKFAKATHNTWAMLDAEGTALKSDDGEAGAGMVIVRMLERADLREHVIVVTRWFGGKHLGGDRFRHVQDCVTAYMEALERA; this is translated from the coding sequence ATGCTGCAACTGACCGGCGTGATTTCCGACCGGGGGTCGAAATATGCCGTGTCGGGCGGCGCGGCGCAAGACCGCGCGGCCGTGGATGCCTTCCTGAAAGAGCTGAAACGCGACAAGAAATTCGCCAAGGCCACCCACAACACTTGGGCGATGCTGGATGCCGAAGGCACGGCGCTGAAATCCGATGACGGCGAGGCCGGGGCAGGCATGGTGATCGTTCGCATGCTGGAACGGGCCGACCTGCGCGAACACGTGATCGTGGTCACGCGCTGGTTCGGCGGCAAGCATCTGGGCGGCGACCGGTTTCGGCACGTGCAGGACTGCGTGACGGCTTACATGGAGGCGCTGGAGCGCGCTTGA
- a CDS encoding DUF6455 family protein, producing the protein MPQTKTIKRHTELVDRMARTLGLDLEEEVYAGQLDPETLCDTVLRCTGCTDPDGCEAWMAAQAGPVEATPIMCRNGEVFAALKAGRRI; encoded by the coding sequence ATGCCCCAGACGAAGACGATCAAACGCCACACCGAACTGGTGGACCGGATGGCCCGCACCCTGGGTTTGGACCTGGAAGAAGAGGTCTATGCCGGGCAACTGGACCCCGAAACGCTGTGCGATACGGTGCTGCGCTGCACCGGGTGCACCGACCCGGATGGATGCGAAGCGTGGATGGCCGCGCAGGCGGGGCCGGTGGAGGCAACGCCGATCATGTGCCGCAACGGTGAGGTTTTCGCCGCGCTTAAGGCGGGGCGCCGGATCTGA
- a CDS encoding nitroreductase family protein has product MPDPNPAAMDFLLTRRSRPAKTLTGPAPTAQELRPILTAAARSPDHGKLEPWRFIVLDRAAMPRLAALARDRGAALGKSEEDIAKAAKQYEDGQLAVAVVEVRKPSEKIPAIEQTYSAGAVCLALLNAALASGWGANWLTGWATHDREFISQGLGLADNESIAGLIFLGTETAAPPERPRPDIDSITSWVTE; this is encoded by the coding sequence ATGCCCGATCCCAATCCTGCCGCGATGGACTTCCTGCTGACCCGCCGCTCGCGCCCGGCCAAGACGCTGACCGGCCCGGCGCCCACGGCGCAAGAGCTTCGCCCCATCCTGACAGCCGCCGCCCGCTCGCCCGATCACGGCAAGCTGGAACCGTGGCGCTTCATCGTGCTGGATCGTGCCGCCATGCCACGCCTTGCCGCACTGGCCCGCGACCGCGGCGCCGCCCTGGGCAAGTCGGAAGAGGACATCGCCAAGGCCGCCAAGCAATACGAGGATGGCCAGCTTGCCGTCGCCGTGGTCGAGGTGCGTAAACCGTCCGAGAAAATCCCCGCAATCGAGCAGACCTATAGCGCCGGGGCCGTCTGCCTCGCGCTTTTGAACGCCGCGCTGGCCTCGGGCTGGGGCGCCAACTGGCTCACGGGCTGGGCCACGCATGACCGGGAGTTCATCAGCCAGGGCCTCGGGCTTGCCGACAACGAAAGCATCGCCGGCCTGATCTTTCTCGGCACCGAAACAGCGGCCCCGCCCGAACGCCCGCGCCCGGATATCGACAGCATCACCAGCTGGGTCACCGAATGA
- a CDS encoding M48 family metalloprotease: MRWKVLICAVFLAGCEVTTTGGEAPQPRPTAQQQQSVNAPSGTQLSRFRQVVARVEPVAERECRARGGNVNCDFNVVLDDRPGRPPNAFQTLDRNGRPILAFTASLIADVRNEDELAFIFAHEASHHIRRHIPRQQQSAAAGAILLGGLATLAGAGTGAVDAATNVGASVGARSYSKEFELEADALGTIIAKKSGYNPIRGAEYFTRIPDPGNRFLGSHPPNAQRIETVRRVNSQL; encoded by the coding sequence ATGCGGTGGAAGGTTCTGATTTGTGCGGTTTTCTTGGCCGGTTGCGAGGTCACGACCACGGGTGGCGAAGCGCCGCAGCCCCGGCCGACGGCCCAGCAGCAACAATCGGTCAATGCACCCTCGGGCACGCAATTGTCGCGATTCCGGCAGGTCGTGGCACGGGTCGAGCCGGTGGCCGAGCGTGAGTGCCGGGCGCGGGGTGGCAACGTGAACTGCGATTTCAACGTGGTGCTGGACGATCGCCCGGGCCGCCCGCCCAACGCGTTCCAGACGCTGGACCGCAATGGCCGGCCGATCCTGGCCTTTACCGCGTCATTGATCGCGGATGTGCGCAACGAGGACGAATTGGCCTTTATCTTCGCCCATGAGGCGTCGCACCATATCCGGCGGCACATACCGCGCCAACAGCAGAGCGCCGCGGCGGGGGCCATCCTGCTGGGCGGGTTGGCGACGCTGGCCGGGGCCGGGACGGGCGCCGTGGACGCGGCCACCAATGTGGGCGCTTCGGTGGGCGCACGCAGTTACTCCAAGGAGTTCGAACTGGAGGCCGATGCGTTGGGAACGATCATCGCCAAGAAGTCGGGCTATAACCCGATCCGGGGGGCAGAGTATTTCACGCGGATTCCGGACCCTGGCAACCGGTTTCTGGGATCGCACCCGCCCAACGCGCAGCGAATCGAGACCGTGCGCCGCGTAAATTCGCAACTCTGA